In Hyphomicrobium denitrificans 1NES1, one DNA window encodes the following:
- a CDS encoding thiazole synthase — protein MNVRDQSLHREQTLSFYGVPVPSRLLLGTAGYPSPAILAEAAKASGASVMTVSLRREAAGGKIGQRFLDIIKSLGVRILPNTAGCRTARDAITTAEMARELFGTDWVKLEVIANDDTLQPDVFGLVEAARVLTADGFKVFPYTTEDLSVAERLQKTGCEVIMPWAAPIGSGRGLANIAALKSLRAYFPDLKLVIDAGIGAPSHAAHAMELGYDAVLLNTAVAKAADPVRMAEAFAKAIEAGRIGCDAGLMPPRDMAVPSTPVAGTPFFDIE, from the coding sequence ATGAATGTTCGAGATCAAAGTCTGCATAGGGAGCAAACGCTGTCATTCTACGGCGTGCCTGTGCCGTCGCGGCTTTTACTCGGCACGGCCGGTTACCCTTCCCCGGCGATACTGGCCGAAGCCGCCAAAGCCTCGGGCGCGTCCGTTATGACGGTTTCGCTCCGTCGTGAAGCGGCGGGGGGCAAGATCGGCCAGCGGTTTCTCGACATCATCAAAAGTCTCGGGGTCCGCATTCTTCCCAACACTGCCGGATGCCGCACGGCGCGCGACGCGATCACAACGGCTGAAATGGCACGCGAACTGTTTGGTACGGATTGGGTCAAGCTCGAAGTCATCGCCAATGACGATACTTTGCAACCCGATGTGTTCGGGCTCGTTGAAGCCGCGCGCGTGCTCACCGCCGACGGCTTCAAGGTCTTTCCCTATACAACCGAAGATCTCTCGGTGGCCGAGCGCCTGCAGAAGACAGGCTGCGAGGTCATCATGCCGTGGGCGGCACCGATCGGCAGCGGCCGTGGCCTTGCAAACATCGCGGCGCTCAAGAGCCTGCGCGCCTACTTCCCTGATCTGAAGCTTGTGATCGACGCCGGTATCGGCGCACCCTCGCACGCGGCTCATGCGATGGAGCTTGGCTACGATGCCGTGCTGCTCAACACCGCGGTCGCCAAAGCTGCCGATCCCGTTCGCATGGCCGAAGCGTTCGCCAAGGCCATCGAGGCCGGACGTATCGGCTGCGATGCGGGCCTGATGCCGCCGCGCGACATGGCCGTACCGTCGACACCGGTCGCGGGCACGCCGTTTTTCGATATTGAGTGA
- the thiS gene encoding sulfur carrier protein ThiS has translation MLNAMPKIELVVNGRKSETRAQTLAGLLDERELSDAKVATALNGHFVPEAKRATTRIGAGDSVEIVSARQGG, from the coding sequence ATGCTGAACGCGATGCCGAAAATTGAACTTGTCGTCAATGGCCGGAAGTCCGAAACACGAGCACAAACGCTTGCCGGGCTTCTGGACGAGCGTGAGCTGTCGGATGCGAAGGTCGCGACCGCGCTGAACGGTCATTTCGTACCCGAGGCGAAGCGTGCTACGACACGTATCGGAGCTGGCGATAGCGTCGAGATCGTCTCCGCGCGCCAGGGCGGCTGA
- a CDS encoding acyl-[ACP]--phospholipid O-acyltransferase, with the protein MFTQLMSSQRFAPLFWSQLLAALNDNLLKNALAMLVVYRLAMENGPAIGTLAGAALILPFFLFSALAGQYADKFDKAQVAARVRLAEIPVAFAAAVGFLLPSVPLLFIALILFGTLSAFFGPVKYGLLPTHLEIKELPAGNALIEGATFIAILLGTIGGNLASEGDREIGLVASAIVVISILGWLCARLIPPAPSTVPDLVVDKNIVTSTSTLIRDLRSDRRIWQGALITSWFWLVGAAVLALLQNLVPHTLNGAPAVYTLALFTFAVAVAVGSIAAARASRNRPNLALVPIGALLMGLFLIDLALLASRITPAPQPIGVSELLASFSGIHMLIDLAGIAFAGGLFIVPSFASVQAWSPVERRSRVIAGCNVLSAAFMTLIGLAIAALQYEKVSVALLYAGIGVANLIVVALVLRAWGAEGVKDVGVFLFRTFFGVEVKGLENLPKPGEKAVIAPNHVSLLDAGLMHALLPSHAIFAVDTGMANTWWVKPFLKLAKFYAIDPTRPLGMRHLIQEVKDGSSLIIFPEGRLTVTGGLMKVYDGTAMIADKADAPVIPVRIDGLERSHFGYLSKAQAKKAWFPKTIVTILPPVKLKVDPNLRGKQRRLAAGAALQDVMTDSAVLTTPIDQTLFQALVQARQTRDTGKPAIQDPLGTKLTYKKLIVGAQVLGAKLAPMLPPVGQSVGVLLPNSAGVAVTFFALQTMGRVPAMLNFTAGAANVIAACKAANVTVVLTSRAFVEKGHFEALVEAISTVAHIVYLEDVRATVTFSDKIKGLARGGKPQVERDCNAPAAILFTSGSEGLPKGVVLSHRNLLANCAQSLTRVACNGSDKVFNALPVFHSFGLTAGLLMPLVAGVPVYLYPTPLHYRIIPELVYGSNATILFGTDTFLSGYARVAHPYDFARVRLVLAGAEAIKDRTRLLYMDRFGVRILEGYGVTETAPVLAINTPLANKAGTVGRLSPLMEARLEPVPGIETGGRLYVRGPNVMLGYYRAENPGVLEPPSNGWHDTGDIVEIDPQGFITIKGRAKRFAKIAGEIVSLSAVEALAAELWPNLITVVVALPDARKGERLALLTTDPTCTREAFVQFARRKGATELMVPADILIVGKIPLLGSGKPDYVAALDLAKKTIAEKLASSAGAVEQRAVTPAV; encoded by the coding sequence ATGTTCACGCAATTGATGTCCTCCCAACGCTTCGCTCCGTTGTTCTGGAGTCAGTTGCTTGCCGCGCTCAACGACAATCTGCTCAAGAATGCGCTGGCGATGCTCGTTGTCTATCGGCTCGCGATGGAGAACGGTCCGGCGATCGGCACGCTGGCGGGCGCGGCGCTCATCCTGCCTTTCTTCCTGTTTTCGGCGCTCGCGGGCCAATATGCCGACAAGTTCGACAAGGCGCAGGTTGCGGCGCGCGTGCGTCTTGCCGAAATTCCCGTCGCGTTTGCGGCTGCGGTGGGATTCCTGCTGCCCTCCGTTCCACTGCTCTTCATTGCGCTGATCCTGTTCGGCACGCTTAGCGCTTTTTTCGGTCCGGTGAAGTACGGGCTGCTGCCGACCCATCTCGAAATCAAAGAGCTTCCCGCCGGCAACGCGCTGATCGAGGGCGCGACGTTTATCGCCATCCTGCTCGGCACGATCGGCGGCAACCTTGCATCCGAAGGAGACAGGGAGATCGGCCTCGTCGCCAGCGCGATTGTGGTGATCTCGATCCTCGGTTGGCTGTGCGCACGACTTATTCCCCCGGCACCCTCTACCGTTCCGGACCTCGTCGTCGATAAGAACATCGTCACGTCGACGAGCACGCTCATCAGAGATCTGCGCAGCGATAGGCGCATCTGGCAAGGCGCGCTCATTACATCATGGTTCTGGTTGGTCGGCGCAGCCGTTCTGGCGCTCTTGCAGAACCTCGTTCCTCACACTCTGAACGGTGCGCCTGCCGTCTACACGCTTGCTCTTTTCACATTTGCCGTCGCGGTCGCCGTCGGCTCGATCGCAGCGGCACGGGCGAGCCGGAACAGGCCAAATCTGGCGCTGGTGCCTATCGGCGCGCTGCTCATGGGCTTGTTCCTCATCGATTTGGCGCTACTGGCATCGCGGATCACACCGGCACCGCAGCCGATCGGAGTTTCCGAGCTGCTCGCTTCGTTCAGCGGCATCCACATGCTGATCGATCTCGCGGGCATAGCGTTTGCGGGAGGTCTTTTCATCGTGCCTTCGTTCGCGTCGGTGCAGGCGTGGTCGCCGGTCGAACGCCGCTCGCGAGTGATTGCCGGCTGCAATGTGCTGTCGGCGGCATTCATGACGCTCATAGGACTGGCGATTGCAGCGCTGCAGTATGAAAAAGTTTCCGTCGCGCTTCTTTATGCCGGTATCGGCGTCGCCAATCTCATCGTCGTTGCACTCGTGCTGCGCGCCTGGGGTGCCGAGGGAGTCAAGGATGTCGGGGTCTTCCTGTTCCGGACTTTTTTCGGCGTCGAAGTCAAAGGACTCGAAAATCTGCCGAAGCCCGGAGAGAAAGCCGTCATCGCGCCCAATCATGTCAGCCTGCTCGATGCGGGACTGATGCACGCTTTGCTTCCCTCGCACGCGATTTTTGCCGTCGATACCGGCATGGCCAATACCTGGTGGGTGAAGCCATTTTTGAAGCTCGCCAAATTCTACGCCATCGATCCGACGCGGCCGCTCGGCATGCGGCACCTCATTCAGGAAGTCAAAGACGGCTCGTCGCTCATCATTTTTCCGGAAGGTCGCCTGACCGTCACCGGCGGCTTGATGAAGGTTTACGACGGAACGGCGATGATCGCGGACAAGGCGGATGCACCGGTCATTCCGGTCCGCATCGACGGTCTTGAGCGCTCGCACTTCGGCTACCTGAGCAAAGCGCAAGCGAAAAAAGCGTGGTTCCCAAAAACGATCGTGACGATCCTGCCGCCGGTCAAATTGAAAGTCGATCCGAACCTGCGCGGCAAGCAGCGGCGACTGGCGGCGGGCGCGGCATTGCAGGATGTGATGACGGACTCCGCCGTTCTGACGACGCCGATCGATCAGACGCTGTTTCAAGCTCTCGTTCAAGCTCGGCAGACGCGCGATACAGGCAAGCCTGCGATCCAGGACCCGCTCGGCACAAAGCTCACATACAAAAAGCTTATCGTCGGCGCGCAGGTTCTCGGCGCGAAGCTCGCACCGATGCTGCCGCCGGTCGGGCAATCGGTCGGCGTCCTTCTTCCGAATTCGGCGGGCGTTGCAGTGACGTTCTTCGCCCTTCAAACCATGGGCCGCGTTCCTGCGATGCTGAACTTCACGGCAGGTGCGGCGAACGTCATCGCAGCCTGCAAGGCGGCGAACGTCACAGTCGTGTTGACGTCGCGAGCGTTTGTCGAGAAGGGGCATTTCGAAGCCCTCGTCGAGGCGATCAGCACCGTCGCGCATATCGTCTATCTCGAAGACGTGCGCGCGACCGTCACGTTTTCCGACAAAATCAAAGGTTTGGCTCGGGGTGGCAAGCCGCAGGTCGAGCGCGACTGCAATGCACCTGCTGCGATCCTTTTTACGTCGGGCTCGGAAGGCTTGCCGAAGGGCGTCGTTCTTTCCCACCGCAATCTGCTTGCCAACTGCGCACAAAGCCTGACGCGCGTCGCGTGCAACGGCAGCGACAAAGTCTTTAACGCGCTGCCTGTTTTTCATTCGTTCGGATTGACCGCGGGCCTCCTGATGCCGCTTGTCGCGGGCGTGCCTGTGTATCTCTATCCGACACCGCTGCATTACCGCATCATTCCCGAGCTCGTTTACGGCTCGAATGCGACGATCCTGTTCGGCACGGACACGTTCCTCTCCGGCTATGCGCGCGTTGCGCACCCTTACGATTTTGCACGCGTGCGCCTCGTGCTCGCCGGAGCCGAAGCGATCAAGGATCGCACGCGACTGCTCTACATGGACCGCTTCGGCGTGCGTATTCTCGAAGGATATGGCGTGACCGAAACTGCGCCCGTTCTTGCCATCAACACGCCGCTCGCCAACAAGGCTGGGACTGTCGGGCGCCTGTCGCCGCTAATGGAGGCGCGACTTGAACCCGTGCCCGGAATCGAGACCGGCGGGCGTCTCTACGTGCGCGGCCCGAACGTCATGCTTGGCTATTATCGCGCGGAAAATCCCGGCGTTCTCGAGCCGCCTTCCAACGGCTGGCATGACACAGGCGACATCGTCGAGATTGATCCGCAGGGATTCATCACGATCAAGGGGCGGGCGAAGCGCTTCGCCAAGATTGCGGGCGAGATAGTATCGCTGTCAGCCGTCGAAGCGTTAGCTGCAGAGCTTTGGCCGAATTTGATCACGGTCGTCGTCGCGCTCCCCGACGCGCGCAAGGGCGAGCGCCTGGCTCTGCTGACGACAGATCCAACGTGCACGCGCGAAGCGTTTGTTCAGTTTGCGCGGCGCAAGGGCGCGACGGAGCTGATGGTTCCTGCCGATATTCTCATCGTCGGCAAGATTCCACTGCTTGGCTCCGGCAAGCCTGACTATGTCGCGGCGCTCGATCTTGCGAAAAAGACGATTGCGGAAAAGCTAGCGTCAAGCGCGGGGGCTGTCGAACAGCGGGCTGTCACGCCGGCCGTCTGA
- a CDS encoding FAD-dependent oxidoreductase has protein sequence MLSKLSIAVVGAGITGLWQAYTHARAGHRVRLVEQSSEPFAACASRLAAAMIAPECEAEGAPAVVRDLGRESIVLWHKAYPGTIVNGTLVVAPPRDSSDLTRFEQMTERHEVVAAHRIAKLEPDLSGRFERGLFFPDEAHVVATEALEWLLCEGRTLGVATEFGQPFKPSGEDVAIDCRGIGARQDLPLLRGVRGERILIQSHDVGLSRPVRLLHPRQSIYIVPQGDGRYVIGASLLEREDDSPMTVKSALDLLGTAYALHPAFGEAAILDMGAGVRPAFPDNVPRALVEDGGRTIRVNGTYRHGFLLAPVLAQAVGGFLSDGRRDSPLFDSPRA, from the coding sequence GTGTTGAGCAAACTATCGATAGCTGTCGTCGGCGCTGGCATTACCGGCCTATGGCAGGCTTATACGCACGCGCGCGCGGGCCATCGTGTTCGCCTTGTCGAGCAGAGCAGCGAACCCTTCGCCGCGTGCGCGAGCCGCTTGGCAGCGGCAATGATCGCTCCGGAGTGTGAAGCTGAAGGCGCGCCCGCTGTCGTTCGTGATCTCGGCCGCGAGAGTATCGTGCTGTGGCACAAGGCGTATCCCGGCACGATTGTCAACGGCACGCTCGTCGTTGCACCGCCGCGTGACAGCTCAGACCTGACACGGTTCGAGCAGATGACGGAGCGGCATGAGGTCGTTGCGGCGCATCGCATCGCGAAGCTCGAACCTGATCTCTCCGGGCGCTTCGAGCGAGGTCTTTTCTTTCCCGATGAGGCCCATGTCGTTGCGACCGAAGCGCTGGAATGGCTGCTTTGTGAGGGGCGCACGTTGGGTGTCGCGACCGAATTCGGCCAGCCCTTCAAGCCCAGCGGCGAGGACGTGGCGATCGACTGCCGCGGAATAGGCGCGCGGCAGGATCTCCCGTTGCTTCGTGGTGTTCGCGGCGAGCGCATCCTCATTCAGTCGCATGATGTCGGTCTGTCGCGGCCGGTGCGGCTGTTGCACCCTCGTCAGTCAATCTACATCGTGCCGCAAGGCGATGGCCGCTATGTCATCGGCGCAAGCCTGCTCGAGCGCGAGGACGACAGCCCGATGACGGTGAAGTCGGCGCTCGATCTCTTGGGTACAGCCTACGCGCTCCACCCGGCTTTCGGAGAAGCGGCGATTCTCGATATGGGTGCAGGCGTGAGGCCGGCATTTCCCGACAACGTTCCGCGCGCCCTCGTTGAAGATGGAGGCAGGACGATCCGCGTGAATGGCACCTATCGTCACGGTTTCCTTCTCGCGCCTGTTCTGGCGCAGGCAGTGGGCGGGTTTTTGTCAGACGGCCGGCGTGACAGCCCGCTGTTCGACAGCCCCCGCGCTTGA
- the ggt gene encoding gamma-glutamyltransferase, whose amino-acid sequence MISRLVIVFLCLLPVASTLAAQESRPAPEAASGTTEKSLVIAQRQMIVAAEPLAAEAGREILRQGGSAADAAIATELVLGLVEPQSSGLGGGAFLVYWDAQSRSLSTFDGRETAPAAAKPDRFMRDGKPMAFETAVRSGLSVGVPGLMRTLEAVHKRFGKLPWAALFAPAIKLAEEGFPVSPRLAALLDATKAENFSAGARARFFDENDRPRATGEILTNSAYAETLKAIAEKGADAFYSGPIADAIVKAVRGASSIPGDMTAADLSGYVAKERDPVCVDYRARKVCGMGPPSSGEISVGTVLKLIEPFPEVKGSAALMTAPALHIIAEAEKLAFADRNRYIADPDQISIPSGLMDDVYLAERRKLIDPQKAMNKAEPGLPPGLAKKTFGKDFTNEVPGTTQISIVDAEGNALSMTATIESAFGSHLWAAGFLLNNELTDFSFIPVDEKGATVANAVAGGKRPRSSMAPTIVLDSQGTPEIVTGSPGGSQIILYVVKAVVGMLDWGLDARQAAALPNFGSQGGPFIIEYSPYYVWPAFELTSYGHAIANATMTSGIHSIVRKDGHLEGGADPRREGVALGD is encoded by the coding sequence ATGATTTCCCGATTAGTAATCGTTTTTTTGTGCCTCCTGCCTGTCGCGTCGACTTTGGCAGCACAGGAAAGCCGACCTGCACCGGAGGCCGCGTCGGGTACGACGGAGAAGTCCCTCGTCATCGCGCAGCGCCAGATGATCGTCGCTGCCGAGCCGCTCGCCGCCGAAGCCGGACGCGAGATTTTGCGCCAGGGAGGGTCGGCGGCGGATGCCGCCATTGCAACGGAGCTCGTGCTCGGCCTTGTGGAACCCCAGTCCTCGGGCTTGGGCGGCGGCGCATTTCTTGTGTACTGGGATGCGCAATCGCGGTCGCTCTCGACCTTCGACGGCAGAGAAACGGCGCCCGCTGCCGCGAAGCCCGATCGCTTCATGCGGGACGGCAAGCCGATGGCTTTCGAGACGGCGGTCAGATCAGGTCTGAGCGTCGGCGTTCCCGGCCTGATGCGAACTTTGGAGGCCGTGCATAAGCGCTTTGGCAAGCTACCGTGGGCAGCGCTCTTTGCTCCGGCCATCAAGCTTGCGGAGGAGGGCTTTCCTGTCTCGCCCCGACTCGCGGCTCTGCTCGATGCGACGAAAGCCGAAAATTTTTCGGCCGGCGCGCGTGCTCGTTTTTTTGACGAAAACGACAGGCCGCGCGCGACGGGAGAAATTCTGACGAATTCTGCCTACGCAGAGACGCTGAAAGCGATAGCCGAAAAGGGCGCCGATGCGTTTTACTCCGGCCCGATCGCCGACGCGATCGTAAAGGCCGTCCGGGGCGCTTCGAGCATTCCCGGCGACATGACGGCGGCCGATCTTTCAGGGTACGTCGCGAAGGAGCGCGACCCGGTATGTGTCGATTATCGCGCAAGAAAAGTCTGCGGCATGGGCCCGCCGTCATCGGGAGAGATATCCGTCGGAACGGTCTTGAAGCTGATCGAGCCGTTCCCCGAGGTGAAAGGCTCGGCCGCGTTGATGACCGCGCCCGCGCTTCACATTATCGCCGAAGCCGAAAAACTCGCCTTCGCCGACCGCAATCGCTACATCGCCGACCCCGACCAGATTTCCATCCCATCGGGCCTGATGGATGACGTCTATCTCGCGGAGCGGCGAAAGCTGATCGATCCCCAAAAAGCAATGAACAAGGCTGAGCCCGGGCTGCCGCCGGGACTCGCCAAGAAAACGTTTGGCAAGGATTTCACCAACGAGGTTCCGGGCACGACGCAGATCTCGATCGTAGATGCGGAGGGTAATGCTCTGTCGATGACCGCGACGATCGAGAGCGCGTTCGGATCGCATCTCTGGGCAGCCGGTTTTCTTCTGAACAACGAGCTGACCGATTTTTCCTTCATCCCGGTCGATGAAAAAGGTGCAACCGTTGCGAATGCAGTTGCGGGAGGCAAGCGCCCGCGCAGCTCGATGGCACCGACGATCGTGCTTGATTCACAAGGTACGCCCGAGATCGTGACCGGATCGCCGGGGGGATCGCAGATCATCCTCTATGTCGTCAAAGCGGTCGTGGGGATGCTCGACTGGGGCCTCGATGCGCGGCAGGCCGCCGCACTGCCGAATTTCGGAAGTCAAGGCGGTCCTTTCATAATCGAATATTCTCCGTATTACGTCTGGCCTGCGTTCGAGTTGACATCCTACGGCCACGCCATCGCCAACGCGACGATGACGTCCGGCATCCACAGCATCGTGCGCAAAGACGGGCATCTCGAAGGCGGAGCCGATCCGCGGCGCGAGGGTGTTGCACTCGGCGATTGA
- a CDS encoding cupin domain-containing protein, with translation MSILKGRHLRLGIVALGLLAAGAASTRALDATTRVTQLLSTGKTVMDEPIVYPTSAPARLTTAIVEMAPGAETGWHTHGVPLTGLILDGELTVDYGAKGTRTYKKGESVAEAISIPHNGKNTGTGVMRLFVVYMGAEGIPTSIAAKQP, from the coding sequence ATGTCCATTTTGAAAGGCCGCCACCTTCGGCTTGGGATCGTTGCGCTTGGTCTTCTCGCAGCGGGAGCGGCAAGCACCAGGGCCCTCGACGCCACGACGCGAGTCACACAGCTTCTTTCGACCGGCAAAACCGTCATGGACGAACCGATCGTCTACCCGACCAGTGCACCGGCGAGGCTTACGACCGCGATCGTTGAGATGGCACCGGGCGCGGAGACGGGCTGGCACACGCATGGCGTTCCCCTGACCGGTCTCATCCTCGACGGCGAGCTGACAGTCGATTACGGCGCGAAAGGTACGCGCACATACAAAAAGGGAGAGTCGGTCGCCGAAGCGATCAGCATCCCGCACAACGGCAAGAACACTGGCACCGGCGTCATGAGACTCTTCGTCGTCTACATGGGCGCGGAGGGCATCCCGACGTCGATCGCGGCAAAGCAGCCTTGA
- a CDS encoding L,D-transpeptidase, whose product MTLHCRLSGIALAALILAGGLITTTSVQAEDLVDFLWGGSEEYGGGRSVVSFDPKYKPNQIIVSFSDRRLYLITKPGEAITYPVAVPKGDARWQGVTSVSSKRVNPPWTPTPDMLRENPRLPRWVPGGHPMNPLGIRAMYLGSSAYRIHGTDAPWTIGQAVSHGCIRMTNQDVLDLYPRVPVGMRVTVTWQHFTTGSAISNSSYPRYGDDQADKSSSGSGYAQSSSPSRTGYTKPQGSVGSLFSWGDDAPPVRAERVSVRPEESDDAVDATVDTPIEAQPAKKKTASTSSSETKSSEIKKRKPAVVEKKSATTSSPAKTNVVPDPVKPREGTPVDPTPTKASMVEHPAKSS is encoded by the coding sequence ATGACCCTGCACTGCCGTTTGAGTGGAATTGCCCTTGCCGCCCTTATCCTGGCCGGTGGACTGATCACCACGACGTCGGTCCAAGCCGAAGACCTTGTCGATTTTCTCTGGGGCGGTAGCGAAGAGTACGGCGGCGGGCGCAGCGTGGTTTCCTTCGATCCTAAGTACAAACCGAATCAGATTATCGTTTCGTTCTCGGACCGCCGGCTTTATCTGATCACGAAGCCCGGCGAAGCGATCACCTATCCAGTCGCCGTTCCGAAGGGTGACGCCCGCTGGCAGGGCGTGACTTCCGTTTCCAGCAAGCGGGTCAATCCGCCATGGACACCGACGCCTGACATGCTGCGTGAAAATCCGCGCCTTCCGCGTTGGGTACCTGGCGGCCATCCGATGAACCCGCTCGGCATCCGGGCCATGTATCTGGGCTCCAGCGCCTACCGCATTCACGGCACCGACGCACCGTGGACAATCGGCCAGGCGGTTTCGCACGGCTGCATCCGCATGACGAACCAGGACGTGCTTGATCTTTATCCGCGCGTGCCGGTCGGTATGCGCGTGACCGTTACGTGGCAGCACTTCACGACAGGATCGGCCATATCCAATAGCTCCTATCCGCGTTACGGCGACGATCAGGCCGACAAGTCGAGCAGCGGCAGCGGGTACGCACAGAGTTCCTCGCCCAGCCGCACAGGCTACACAAAACCGCAGGGCAGCGTCGGAAGTTTGTTCTCCTGGGGCGATGACGCGCCACCGGTGCGCGCCGAGCGCGTCAGCGTGCGGCCGGAGGAATCCGATGACGCAGTCGATGCAACGGTCGACACTCCGATCGAGGCTCAGCCTGCAAAGAAGAAGACAGCCTCTACGTCATCCTCCGAGACAAAGTCGTCCGAAATAAAGAAAAGGAAGCCCGCAGTTGTCGAGAAGAAATCGGCAACGACATCTTCACCAGCCAAGACGAACGTTGTTCCCGATCCAGTTAAGCCGCGTGAGGGAACTCCGGTCGATCCGACGCCGACCAAGGCATCGATGGTCGAACATCCGGCGAAATCGTCATAA
- the lipA gene encoding lipoyl synthase has translation MVTLLDTTEPKPRLRHPEKASRPDTPQLPKPPWLRVRAPSSPGFAQTRKIMRENGLNTVCEEAACPNIGECWQKRHATMMIMGDVCTRACAFCNVATGRPGHLDSDEPRRVGDAVACLGLEHVVVTSVDRDDLADGGAHHFAETIQAIRSLSPQTTIEVLTPDFLRKDGALDIVIAARPDVFNHNLETVPGLYPKIRPGARYFHSLRLLQRAKEIDARMFTKSGIMVGLGETREAVLQVMDDLRSADVDFLTIGQYMQPTRKHAAVDRYVPPDEFESLARSAYAKGFLQVSASPLTRSSYHAGDDFRRLRAAREARLDT, from the coding sequence TTGGTGACGCTTCTCGATACGACAGAACCCAAGCCGCGCCTGCGCCATCCGGAAAAGGCGTCGCGGCCGGATACTCCGCAATTGCCGAAGCCGCCTTGGCTGCGCGTGCGGGCCCCCAGTTCGCCCGGCTTTGCACAGACGCGCAAAATTATGCGCGAGAACGGCCTCAATACCGTCTGTGAAGAGGCGGCCTGCCCGAACATCGGCGAATGCTGGCAGAAGCGGCACGCAACGATGATGATCATGGGCGACGTGTGCACGCGCGCCTGCGCCTTCTGCAACGTCGCGACCGGACGGCCGGGACATCTCGATTCCGATGAGCCGCGGCGCGTCGGCGACGCAGTGGCCTGTCTCGGACTCGAGCACGTCGTCGTAACGTCGGTCGACCGCGACGATCTTGCCGACGGTGGGGCGCACCATTTTGCGGAAACGATCCAGGCGATCCGTTCCTTGTCGCCGCAAACGACGATCGAAGTGCTGACGCCCGATTTCCTGCGCAAGGACGGCGCGCTCGACATCGTCATTGCGGCGCGCCCGGACGTTTTCAATCACAATCTCGAGACGGTACCCGGCCTCTATCCGAAAATCCGCCCCGGTGCACGGTACTTTCATTCGCTCAGGCTGTTGCAGCGTGCGAAAGAGATCGACGCGCGGATGTTCACGAAATCCGGGATCATGGTCGGGCTCGGGGAAACGCGTGAAGCAGTGCTGCAGGTCATGGACGATCTCAGGTCGGCTGATGTCGATTTCCTAACAATCGGCCAATATATGCAGCCGACACGAAAGCATGCCGCCGTTGACCGTTACGTGCCGCCGGACGAATTCGAATCGCTGGCAAGATCAGCCTATGCCAAAGGCTTCCTTCAGGTTTCCGCTTCGCCGCTGACGCGCTCCTCCTACCACGCCGGAGATGATTTCCGTCGTCTTCGCGCGGCTCGCGAGGCGCGCCTCGACACTTAG
- the hyi gene encoding hydroxypyruvate isomerase codes for MPKFAANLSMLFTELPFLDRFDAAASAGFKGVEFLFPYDYDADDLAARLKANGLTQALFNLPAGNWAAGDRGIAIYPNLTGEFRESVARAVKYAKALNCTQLHCLAGTAPAGADHRAMRKTYVENLAFAARALADEGMTLLIEAINTRDIPNYFLSSTAKAVDVIESVGAPNLRLQYDVYHMQIMEGDLTPTIDKYLPHIAHVQIADTPGRHEPGTGEINFPFIFDHLDRAGYRGWVGCEYKPRASTYDSLGWLRSLKARSD; via the coding sequence ATGCCTAAGTTCGCGGCCAACCTGTCGATGCTCTTCACCGAGCTTCCCTTTCTCGACCGTTTCGACGCGGCTGCCTCTGCTGGCTTTAAAGGCGTCGAGTTCCTCTTCCCCTATGATTACGACGCGGACGATCTTGCCGCGCGGCTCAAGGCGAACGGCCTTACGCAGGCGCTGTTCAACCTGCCGGCCGGAAACTGGGCTGCCGGAGACCGGGGTATTGCGATCTATCCGAACTTGACCGGAGAATTCCGCGAAAGCGTCGCGCGTGCCGTCAAATATGCGAAGGCTCTGAACTGCACGCAGCTCCACTGTCTCGCGGGAACTGCACCGGCCGGAGCCGATCATCGGGCGATGCGCAAGACCTACGTCGAGAACCTGGCCTTCGCGGCGCGCGCCCTTGCCGACGAAGGCATGACGTTGCTGATCGAGGCGATCAACACGCGCGACATTCCGAATTATTTTCTGAGTTCCACGGCAAAAGCGGTGGACGTCATCGAAAGCGTTGGCGCACCAAATCTGCGCCTGCAGTATGATGTCTATCACATGCAGATCATGGAAGGGGATCTCACGCCGACCATCGACAAATATCTCCCGCACATCGCGCACGTACAGATCGCGGATACGCCGGGGCGGCATGAACCTGGAACGGGGGAAATCAATTTTCCGTTCATCTTCGACCATCTTGACCGCGCAGGCTATAGGGGTTGGGTTGGCTGCGAATACAAACCGCGCGCCTCCACCTATGACAGCCTTGGGTGGTTGCGTTCCTTGAAGGCGCGGTCGGACTGA